Below is a window of Drosophila miranda strain MSH22 chromosome 3, D.miranda_PacBio2.1, whole genome shotgun sequence DNA.
TGTGCGACAGCAGGACACCCTTGGGTGTGCCAGTGGATCCGGATGTGTACATAATAATGGCAATATCATCGCCCTTGGGTGGCACGCTCTCTGTGGGcacaaacaaaaatcaaaactCAATCAGTGAAAGTGGAATGTCGAATGTCTCAAGTGGAATATAGTAGAATGCCTGCCTTGTGCTGTCACCTATACCAGATCTCATAAAACATACAAattatctcaaaattttacGTGTGTTTCAGTATTTCGAAATATGGACAAAACTTTGGAGGAGTTCATCATATTGACCCCGCTGACATGTGTGGAGCAGTGCAATGCTCTAATGGAGGCCACAGCAACAAAACCCAAGACCTGCTACGTATTCGTCTCGCTCTTTGGCGCGTACTGTGGGCTGTTGGCCTATCGGGTATATCGCAGCTATGTCGCCAACATTGGGACATCGCCGGAGCCAGCGCCGGGGCCATTGGATGCGATACCAGCTTTGCCAGCGGCTCTCGTCTACGAGTTGAGAGATCTCCCAACTCAGCTGATGTTCGAGTCCATTAACCTTGCCGATAACAGGTGGCCACCGACACGAAAAGGGACACTATCCAATTAGTTAATGGCTCAATCCtttcccctctctctctctctttggcatAGCTGGTGCTTTTACAGTGAGCTGACTACACCCTGCATGCACCATCTCGTAAGGACCACTCAGACACTGGATGATGAAGAGGTCAACGCCTCAACATCGCAATCAGTCCCAAAGCTTAAGGCAGTGCCGCATCATCTTGGAGACGAGAACTGAGCAAGGGTGTGTCCTGAATTGTGGTAACCAGCTGTCCCATATAAGTTTCAACTCTCATCCTTCTCTAGAAACGCACCGAATTTGCTGTCCTGTCCTATTTTGACCACCTGGTTGAACGGCAAGACCTTGACGCCCTCCTTGAAGCCAGTGGTTTCCGTTTTGTGCAGCTGGTCCTCCATGTAGATGATGGTGTCCACATTGGGGCACTGGGCCAGCAGGGTCTTGAACTTGGGCAGCAAGTCGTGCGAGGTGATGACCGTGGTGACTTCCGTTTCGCTGATGCCTGGCAAGCAATTAATTTTCTCACATTATTACTCGAAAATGGTATAAATAAATGGGTCATATACTCACAGTGGGCCACGCCATCGTCTCCCAGGGTGGCGTAGACGGTGACAATGGGCATGGCTtgcttgaagcagccatgGGCGGCCACCATCCACTCGGCCCGGGTCTCGGCGAAGATGACAATATTCTCACGCGGCTTCTGGCCCAGCTCTCGCAGGCCGCGGCCAAAGTTGGCCGCCTGCCGCTCCGCCTCGGTGAAGGTCCTCCACTTGTAGTCGCCCATGTTGTATTTCTTGAAGACACGTCCGTTCGGCTGCACCTCGTCCTCCTCGCTGAGGATCTGGCGCGTGCCCAGACAGCGCTTGTTCGAGTGCGTCTTGGCCACATAGTTGAAGACCTTCTCCAGCGTATCGATGTTCTCCTGCAGCATCTTCACGTGCACATCGCGTGGCGGGTCCGTGGTCCGGTATGTCAGCTCGCTTTCATCTTTCTTGATGATCTTGGCCTGAAAGAGGTGGGGCAAACAGTGGATTGATTACTGGAATGTCGTGTCAAGGATCGACTCAAATGAACGGCAGATCGGGGGTGGGGGTGGCAATGGGCAGGGTGTGGGCGATCAGCGGAGGGAGAGTACAGACATGTGAGCTTGAAGGGGGTTGTGGGTTATTTGGAATGGGGCCGCAACACGGGGAGAACATGTTTCTGGGACCAACACCAAAGAGCCGCCCAAAAGGGGGGGACGGGGAAACCAACTCTTTGCATGAAACACCAATTCCTAGGAACATTTATTGTGCTTTCTttttgtgtatgtgtgtgtgtctgatgtgtgtgtgtgtgccagtgtatgtgtgtgcgtgtgttttgTTCCACAACAAATATTAGAGTtgataaataattaaaaaatcgAAATTGGCAAAAATTAAACCTCAATGTCATCCGGCGCGTACTTGGACTCATCGACCAACattttctgtttctggttAATGGGCTTGGCCTGTAGGAGGGAAGGAAGGATACAAGGAGTGATACAATATATGCATGGTATGTGTAAATGCGTTGAGAACAAGCCTCCCAGCGGGCTGTTCGTTGCGCACCCATTCGGGTACAGTATTTTACCTTTCAGCTTTTTGTACACCCTATTTACGGCACAAGCTATTATGGCCATAACCATAGGCCATAACCACCTTAGCGCACATAAACCTTATCGGGCCGCCTCTAAGCCAGACAAAAGTGCTCTTCAGCAGTAGATAGGGAAACCATATGGGAATACCCTAGGAAGTAGTCCATCAGAAACATTTCTTAGGCTCTCACGCCGTTGATAATTTATGTTTTATATTTAGATACTGTCTAGAATTAATTCTCTAGTGCATACTCTCCACTTTCCTCCCTGCTGTGTTCTCTCTCGCTTATCAAATTCGAAGGTTTTTTACGCTGCATGGTAGGCCTTAtcaggaggaggcggaggacaCCGCCTGCAATCGCATATGGCGCAACAACAGGTGCAATTAATAGAAACTGCCATGATTTGATGTTCGCGACCAAAGAAGGAAACAAACCTCAACGCTCAATTGTCGCATACAAAATCGAATGAATCTTTGATAAAAGCAAAACTACAACAACGAACAAGAGATAATGTATAGCCGTGCCGGGTCAATAAATCAAAAATCATCGCGCCAGTCCAATACATACGTAGATAGTAGATTACGAGGAAATGGAGagacagatagagagagagagagagagagagagatagcaGAAATAGAAATAGAAATAGATTTAGATttagaggcagagacagaggctTTAGAGAGATAGTTAGTGCCTCAAGGTGCACAAGGGATTGCGTGACGTGACGTGAAGTAAAATGGAATTCAAAACTGATAGCAAGCGTgcagtttttaaaaaaaaaaaactatgtAGACAAGTACATGGTCCGATCAGAACTAAGCCAGGGCGCTCTTAGTGTCTGTCTGGTGTACTTTGGAGCGGCGGCCAGGGGCAAAGTCGAACGTATTCCAAAGCGATTCTAGAGATACTAGTTAGTTACAGCGCTGATTGGCTGATTAAATACGCTTTCTGGGAAGGGAATGGAGTGGAGTGACATGGCATGGTCGTGTGTCGTACTCACCTTCACTCGGCGCGAGTCCTGTCGTCGTTGCCATGGCTTCTGCAGGACCAAGTAGACCGGCAGGGTTATGATGTCGTACACGAACGCGATCGCCTTGATCGCCCCAATTGCGCTCTGCACCCAGAAGCTGTCCATTCTGGAAGAGTAAttgaaaacacacacaaatcaGATAGAGCTCAATCGTAATTGATATGCAAATTGTATTCTAGAGCCAAGAACTTTAGAAGGAGAACGCAACCCAACCCTTGCCTTCCCTTCTCCAGTGACCACCCACTCACTCGCTGTAGCACCGCCGTCGCCAGCCGAAAACAAACTGATATCACCTGCTACCACAGTTGGCAAATCTTGAGTCCGAAAGTTGGAAAATCGGAAAAGGGGTTCGCTTTTGCTCGTTCGCTCGTCCGCACTCTCATGCCGCTCACTCGCTCGCTTACGTGATCGCTTcccactctctctcgctctctcagCTCGACGGCGTGCTCAGAAAACGCTTTTCGGAAAGGCGATAACATTTGAAGAGCGCTGGGATTGAAGATTGAGGGGTTCGGCTTTTTATCAGCCGGAGATTGCGAAACCAAAAGGCCCCGAAGACCGTCCCGCCCCAAGGGGCGCTCTTCTTGTAACGGGGTGGCGACATGTGGTGTCTCCACGTGCTGCAGGTCTACCGGTTGCGTCTACGGACTTTCGGTTATCCACGGCGCGGTTTCTAATCCGCCATTGGCGCGTCGAACTCCCCCCAACCACAATGGTATGGTTGCCAACGGCCTTATGGATATATCTCAAGAATCAAGTGCGTTTGATAGAAACTGTGATCTTTACTGGCCGCTATATTCCGTGTACAAGAAAACTCCCGGGAAGAATTGATTAACTTATTGTTTTTTATCGATATTATTAATTATATGAACCAACTTTCAGCTATCACTCAGTGATAGTTTAAATTTTAAACACACTTATCAGTTTGATTAATTTTGGACTTATCTGCAAGCAAAAATAGCGAAAATTTGTTATCCAAATTAATGCAATTTCCGGATGATTTTTTTTTCCCCCACGACGGGGACTGTTCTCCTGCTATCTCCACTTCTATATCTGACGTTCGTTGGCAAGACCAGAGAATCTGGCCACGTATTTGCTGCCAAGGGCTCCCACTGCGCCGAGATTTCTATTTCGACAAGTGACACCCCAGCCAGAGGCATAGGCGAACAGAGCAAACGGGAGTCCAAAAGCGAAATACATGTCGTGTGCGTGACGCGTCAAATTTTTGTACTCTGTAATCCTCTGCTCCAAGTAAACCAGATATTTTCCGGATATTTCGCAACTCGAACGTCTGATTACGAGACGTGGCTAAAAGTACTACTCTTCGGAATAATATATTGAGCTCGACAACGAGGTTTGGTTTCTACATCACAGTTTCCTAAAGAAAGCGGAAAGTGATGAAAGTTCATCCCTCAAGGACGATGTGGAAGACGCCTTTAAATCTTTGAATGTATATTTCAAAAAGAGCGACTCTGCAAGTGATGATCACTATAAACTGGAATCTCTTTTTGTtgaaaataacaacaacaaaaatggaaTCTTCAGTCATCAATATATGAGATTTTTAGGCCTATGTAACTTGTAAGTAGTATAtgatttaaaataaataaatactataTGTATTATTATTGAAACAATTTTTTATTATGTAATTTAAAGTCTCTATAAGTCGAAAATTTTAGTTAATGGTAACGCTTTTCGTATTTTCTTAACGATATTCAATTACTGGATTTGTTGTATTCTCATTCATTGATAGGCACAATGAAATAACTTTATTAATCAAAAAGtttaaataattttgataAAGTAAACCAAACGATAAACCAGTCCCTGCGTGGCAACACTCGGCTAGATTGTTCCTGCTCATATACTATAGCTACATATATAAGCAGCAGATCCATGGCAATAATGCAAAATACCGTTGAACAATTGATAACGCGATCGTAGGCGAGTGGCCTGATAAGCGGGAATCGTCGAATGGGAGAAGCCGTGTCCTTGAACTTGGCGGCTTGCGCAACGCGGGGATGACGTCAATTTCTCAAATACGGTGCACTCCCAGGGGTCACCGAGTGTCATTATTCTTATTTGGAGCTTGATTGGTCATGGAATGGCTGATTTAAGTGATAGTCACGGCTAATTGCTTCAAATGATAGATGTGAATGCGAAAATTAGAATTATTCGAATGGATTTTGTAACCAGAATGCTGGCACTCCACAAGAGAAAGTAGTTTCGATACTAGAAAGTATATATAGTCGGTTGTCTCTAGGAAATATCAAATGCAGGTCTTCCAGACTCCAAACTAAATCCAAGATGACATCTTTGTACGAAAAGGTTTTTATCCTTACAAATAATTTATTATGTGGATCCTAATCTTGACCGATTTATAGCCCTCCTAGTCGAATATGGTTTATTCGCTGTACAAATTTGCCATAAACGAACGGATATGAAACGGATACACCCACCCAACACCAAGCATACACCACCACCAAGGGCCTTCCCCACTAGTGCTAGGGTAACTAACAATTACATGTACTACAGATAGCCGTATTCTTATGGAGAACGAGAAAGGCAAGCATGAAGGTAAACAGAAACGGTATTGGGCATTGGTAGTACTTACTGCGCATCATCTTCGATGAACATCTCGTCGTGTGCTTTCTCTTGGTTTTTCTGTTTGTCCGATCTTCGAGATTAGTGGTGGGGCTGCCCAGAACTGCAGGTGGGCGGGTTTATTGGGCGAAGAGTGCGGACACACAAAGTTacaccacacacacgcacacacacacacaaagggtGACtttttcgctctctctctctctggttgTTGCTTTTATGTTGATGGCAAAGCCTGGCTTCTGTGTATAACGGCACACGACAATGGATGGAACAACAGAGAAATGACGTCACGTTTCCTTCGCGTGatgttactgttgttgttgttgttgttgatgagGTATTTCCCTGTAAGCGGAAAGAGCACAGGAATATGTATTTATGAATTTAATGACAATGAATCAACAGAACAGATTATGGGATACAGAAAATaagcaaaaaataaaaaaacttaaaatcaaccTCAACCAGGGACAAACAGGAGGGGCGAACAAAGGGGATTCTGCAGATATTCTGCAGATATTAACAAAAATAATACATAAAAAGCTTTAACTTACGTTGAAATATGGGTATATAATATTTATGttatagatttaaaaaaaaaaaacaaaaaaaagggagTACAAAATaggtatatatttatgtatttccTTGAATCAGCGAACGTGTTGTTCTTTCAAGTACCacattttttaatatttcatATAAAATGTTTAAGAATAAATCTATATTTCCTTTGTTTATGCTTAAGCATAAACTTCTATAAATAGTTGCAAAATCATATCCATCCCGAGTAGCCTTTCAATTAGTTTCAACCATCATAAATATTCTAATCAAATCAGAAATCAGAAATCGAAAGCAAGCAGCaccaaagaaaacaaaaacaagttTATATTACGTTTTGACTTGTTTTCATTTTTGGATAGTtgccaaaaaacaaacaaaaaaagaaaccctCGAAGGCTGAtgataaaaaaataaagaaacaaATTATAGAAAGTATATGTATGAATAGATAGGCACATGGTATATCTAGagcaaaaattaaatttagaCAGACAATTTTAAAAGAGGTAAGAGATTGCATAATCGAATTCtctcagacacacacacacactctctctctctctctctctctttctccctctctggTCGACTCTCTTTCTGTTGCTCTCCCTAGTGGTAGAGAAAACATTGACATAGGTCGGGGCACCTTCGATCGAATCACAGAAAAGCGCTTTGCCAATTAATTAACCAACACAATAAACGAAAGTTTTTTCGATGTTTTTCTGGCCAAGAACGAAGCACAGACCAAAGTCCGTTCATCCGTTCTGTTCTGGAGTTTGATATAGCGAACAGGTTCTTTAGAATCTGCCGTTCCTGATAAACGAAATTAATAATCCGCCCCAAAACCCCCCCTTAAAAAGAGCAATGTTCGTTGGTTATGCCACCATTTGATAAGGGAACAAGGGACAGAAAAGTGATCCAgtgcataaatatataatttcaGCTCTGTTTATTTCAACTGGGGGTAAGGAAAGACGACGACAATGTTTACGCATCGTGTAGAGTCCGTTGAACCCacccaccgccttcatgtttAAGCCAAACTCGAAGCGAAACGCAATACGTGTTTTGTTTGCCAAGAAAGAGAGAACTGCCAAAAAGCATAAAGTTAAATATAAACCTGTCAGTGAAAGAAGAGAAGAAAGAAAGGAGAGGAAAGATTCGTTATCTTGGGGCAAAGGGTAAACACCATAGTGCAGAGTTGACGAGGCTCTCAAGCTTTTGTGGATTGGCAATGCATGAAAATCGAATGAAAATGCAAAACTATTCTGTTTAACATTAATTAATCCCGCCTGTGTCTATGGCCGGAGACTAAACTTTGAGCGCGTTCCCACCGTGCACCAACGTGCACCAATCAACGTACGTCCGTGTGTCTATAGATCGTAGATCGTGGATCGCGAATGGCGCCCCTGGTCAAAGTTGCAACAAAAACACAgatcgagagagagagagggagggagaaaGCGCAGGTTGGAAGCCGACAATCGCGTGTTGAGAACAAAGGTTAAACCGATGAGAGAGGTCTGGGTATACTATATACGAGTACATGTGTACGGATTAGTGCGGATTAAGACAATGGGGAAATTGTGCACATTAAGCGATGATTACTGTAATCCGCACTATGAT
It encodes the following:
- the LOC108159986 gene encoding uncharacterized protein LOC108159986 encodes the protein MDKTLEEFIILTPLTCVEQCNALMEATATKPKTCYVFVSLFGAYCGLLAYRVYRSYVANIGTSPEPAPGPLDAIPALPAALVYELRDLPTQLMFESINLADNSWCFYSELTTPCMHHLVRTTQTLDDEEVNASTSQSVPKLKAVPHHLGDEN